A portion of the Paenibacillus sp. PvR098 genome contains these proteins:
- a CDS encoding ABC transporter ATP-binding protein has protein sequence MTAAAPLMNFENLNVIYNQGEPNQVHALQDASGEIYEGEFISIIGPSGCGKSTLLHTLDGLIRPVTGSIHINGHRVEGPGGEKAMVFQDFALMPWHTVFQNVAFGLRLQGKSEKDIRDHVMHYIRMVGLEGFEGKYPHQLSGGMKQRVGIARAFAVNPKILLMDEPFSAIDEQTREIMQEEVLKIMFNEKKTVIFITHSIDEAVFLSSRIFLMTVRPGRIIEDLKIDIPYPRTLETKLLPKYQEYKSQIWNHLKGEVTRQYQKGEV, from the coding sequence ATGACAGCAGCCGCGCCGTTAATGAACTTTGAAAATCTGAATGTCATATATAACCAGGGTGAACCCAATCAGGTTCACGCGCTTCAGGATGCTTCGGGAGAAATTTACGAAGGTGAATTTATTTCTATTATCGGACCCAGCGGGTGCGGTAAAAGCACGCTGCTTCACACATTGGATGGGTTAATTCGTCCGGTGACTGGTTCCATTCATATTAACGGACACCGTGTTGAGGGTCCGGGCGGAGAAAAGGCTATGGTTTTTCAAGATTTTGCATTGATGCCATGGCATACCGTTTTTCAAAATGTGGCTTTTGGGTTAAGGCTGCAAGGCAAATCGGAAAAGGATATACGCGATCATGTGATGCATTATATCCGGATGGTTGGGCTTGAAGGGTTTGAAGGTAAATATCCTCATCAACTGTCAGGGGGTATGAAGCAGAGAGTGGGAATTGCACGCGCTTTTGCGGTGAATCCCAAAATATTATTAATGGATGAGCCGTTCTCCGCTATTGATGAGCAAACACGCGAGATCATGCAGGAAGAAGTATTAAAAATCATGTTCAATGAGAAAAAGACCGTTATTTTCATAACACACTCCATTGATGAAGCCGTATTTTTGTCCAGTCGGATCTTTCTCATGACCGTTCGTCCCGGCAGAATCATTGAAGATTTAAAAATTGACATCCCTTATCCTAGGACGTTAGAAACCAAATTACTTCCCAAATACCAAGAATACAAATCTCAAATCTGGAATCACCTCAAAGGGGAAGTCACTAGACAGTATCAGAAGGGGGAAGTATAG
- a CDS encoding isochorismatase family protein, whose product MRVWDDFLTARDKQVFGSSGYGVKAALGKRPAVLVVDVNYAFCGHQDEPIMESVKTWRTSCGEEGWKAIPHIQTLLRDAREKHIPVFYTTGKDRRPDGFDAGGWRRKNSRSDEGGGIPGIRGNDIVKEIAPLASEIVIEKLKPSAFFATPLIGFLTDLQVDSLLICGTTTSGCVRASVIDAFSYNYKIAIVEECTFDRGQASHAMNLFDMNAKYADVIGIQEAVDYMRTVEKGLYDHRIQF is encoded by the coding sequence ATGCGGGTATGGGATGATTTTTTGACTGCAAGAGATAAACAGGTTTTTGGGAGTTCCGGTTACGGGGTAAAGGCAGCGCTTGGAAAAAGACCTGCTGTATTAGTGGTGGATGTTAATTATGCGTTTTGCGGACATCAAGACGAACCGATTATGGAATCGGTGAAGACATGGCGCACCAGCTGTGGAGAAGAAGGATGGAAAGCCATTCCTCATATCCAAACATTACTTCGTGATGCGCGTGAAAAACACATTCCTGTATTTTATACCACTGGCAAAGACAGGAGGCCCGATGGATTTGATGCTGGTGGATGGAGACGAAAAAACAGCCGTTCGGACGAGGGTGGAGGTATTCCTGGGATTAGAGGCAATGATATCGTCAAGGAGATTGCGCCTCTAGCAAGTGAAATCGTTATCGAGAAGCTGAAGCCAAGCGCATTTTTTGCAACCCCGCTGATCGGATTTTTAACGGATTTGCAGGTCGATTCCTTGCTGATATGCGGAACCACGACAAGCGGTTGTGTAAGGGCAAGTGTGATTGATGCTTTCTCATATAATTATAAAATAGCCATTGTTGAGGAATGTACCTTTGATCGAGGTCAGGCATCGCACGCAATGAACTTGTTCGATATGAATGCGAAGTACGCTGATGTTATCGGCATTCAGGAAGCCGTCGATTACATGAGAACGGTAGAAAAAGGGTTATACGATCACCGCATCCAGTTTTGA
- a CDS encoding ABC transporter substrate-binding protein — MRRRKGFSVMLIALIALVSVLTACGTNTTPDSSQNASEQNQKTMPDQVVEVNIATVSNTIDFLPWHVAAQKGFFEKHNLKVNIKSVDGGVVALRGLQSGDFQFIASLPESIITAVSEGANVKVVGTLSNKTLFSMFVAPEINKPEDLKGKAVAVLQPGNGVDIITRWWLKQHGLEPDKDVRIVSAGATPARLTALRNGQVQGTLLQPPNDVNGEKAGMKRLAVMSEELLNYNQDVIAANGTVIKDQPEVVRAFMAATAEGISFIKDPANREEAIKIGVESLGTDEEVTTKSFDFALDAIPEKGKLNIEGMQWAIDAVKEIGGIKNDLPVEQVVDDKYYAE, encoded by the coding sequence TTGAGAAGAAGAAAAGGCTTTTCCGTTATGTTAATCGCATTAATAGCTCTTGTGTCTGTATTAACCGCCTGTGGAACGAACACGACACCAGACAGCAGCCAGAATGCAAGTGAGCAAAATCAAAAAACCATGCCGGATCAAGTCGTAGAAGTAAATATAGCCACGGTATCCAATACGATCGATTTTTTACCATGGCATGTAGCAGCCCAAAAAGGTTTTTTTGAAAAGCATAACTTAAAGGTGAATATTAAATCGGTGGACGGCGGGGTTGTTGCCTTGCGGGGCCTGCAATCAGGGGACTTTCAATTTATTGCAAGCCTCCCGGAATCGATCATAACTGCTGTATCTGAAGGGGCGAATGTAAAGGTTGTTGGGACATTAAGCAATAAAACCTTATTTTCTATGTTTGTTGCTCCCGAAATTAACAAGCCTGAGGATTTAAAAGGGAAGGCCGTGGCTGTGTTACAACCGGGCAACGGCGTGGACATTATTACGCGTTGGTGGCTGAAACAGCATGGTCTTGAGCCCGATAAAGATGTCCGGATAGTTTCCGCCGGAGCAACACCCGCCAGATTAACCGCTTTAAGAAACGGTCAGGTGCAGGGAACGCTGCTTCAACCGCCCAACGACGTTAACGGCGAGAAGGCTGGAATGAAACGGTTAGCGGTGATGAGCGAGGAGCTGTTGAATTATAATCAGGATGTCATAGCTGCAAATGGAACCGTTATTAAAGATCAGCCGGAGGTTGTTCGCGCTTTCATGGCGGCCACCGCTGAAGGAATCAGCTTCATTAAAGATCCTGCGAATCGCGAAGAAGCCATCAAAATCGGCGTAGAATCGCTTGGCACGGATGAGGAAGTTACGACGAAGTCGTTTGATTTTGCTTTGGACGCCATCCCGGAGAAGGGGAAATTAAATATAGAAGGCATGCAGTGGGCCATTGATGCGGTCAAGGAGATTGGTGGAATCAAAAACGATCTGCCGGTGGAACAAGTTGTTGATGACAAGTACTACGCTGAATAA
- a CDS encoding class II aldolase/adducin family protein, giving the protein MKGLESIDQAVVQELKEKIALGCKILAKLELSDYLGHVSARIPETDLVLIKARGLDMGNLLDMTADKVVIVDLEGRKVEGEGLNPPDEVVLHTEIFKARPDVMSVVHTHQPISTVLCDLGMRILPMQGVMAAIAAREIPVFESSLKIVTHEQGAGVAQALGDHVAVHLRNHGVCTVGDSIEQAVVFAIWMEYQAKLTWQASMAGTPRGMSQEEAELQIKDALGPMASRWRYYCSLLDTK; this is encoded by the coding sequence ATGAAAGGATTGGAAAGTATCGATCAAGCGGTTGTACAGGAGCTGAAAGAAAAAATTGCTTTGGGCTGTAAAATTTTGGCCAAGCTGGAGCTGTCGGATTATTTGGGACACGTTAGCGCCCGCATACCCGAAACGGATCTTGTGCTGATTAAGGCAAGAGGATTGGATATGGGGAATCTGTTGGATATGACAGCTGACAAAGTCGTCATAGTGGATTTAGAAGGAAGAAAAGTCGAGGGTGAAGGGTTGAATCCTCCTGATGAAGTCGTCCTTCATACGGAGATTTTCAAAGCTCGTCCAGATGTGATGTCGGTAGTCCATACCCATCAGCCGATCTCCACCGTGCTATGTGATTTAGGGATGCGCATTTTGCCGATGCAGGGCGTCATGGCTGCTATAGCAGCGAGAGAAATCCCGGTCTTTGAATCATCGCTTAAAATTGTGACACATGAGCAGGGCGCTGGTGTAGCGCAGGCTCTCGGGGACCACGTTGCCGTCCATCTGCGAAACCATGGAGTCTGTACAGTAGGGGACAGTATTGAGCAAGCGGTAGTTTTTGCGATATGGATGGAGTATCAGGCTAAATTAACCTGGCAAGCATCGATGGCAGGAACTCCTCGCGGCATGAGTCAAGAGGAAGCGGAGCTTCAGATTAAAGACGCTTTAGGACCGATGGCAAGCCGATGGAGATATTATTGCAGTTTGCTGGACACCAAGTAA
- a CDS encoding ABC transporter substrate-binding protein, with protein MTKIQSKPKVVFFMSLILSAIFTLAGCSNGANTTIDSQGSGSANQTTPESQSADPIKKMPDQMTKIKVGIPTTNINFLPWHIADQKGIFDKYNLDVEFTRVEGGVVGLRGLQTGDFAFLGGLPEPAITGVSEGANVKVIGALTNQSMYTIFVTPDIQNIEDLKGKAGAVLQPGNGTDVILRWWLKQKGLEPNKDVRIISAGGVSARVQALLTGQAQVTLLSPPTDLQAEAAGLKKIGLMRDELKSYNHDAISANGTLLKDNPEIARAFMAATAEGIAFVKDPANRSETVQIGSKVLDTKEQDFVKSLEFALPSYGDKGKVNLDGIKWAIDTAKEAGTLTKDIKVEDVVDEQYYIE; from the coding sequence ATGACAAAAATCCAAAGTAAACCTAAAGTTGTTTTTTTCATGAGCCTTATTCTTAGCGCAATATTCACTTTGGCAGGCTGCAGCAATGGAGCAAATACAACGATAGATTCGCAAGGTTCAGGCTCAGCAAACCAAACGACGCCTGAATCACAAAGTGCAGATCCAATAAAGAAAATGCCCGATCAAATGACGAAGATCAAGGTGGGCATCCCGACGACCAATATCAATTTTTTGCCTTGGCATATAGCCGATCAGAAGGGGATATTCGACAAATATAATCTTGATGTGGAATTTACAAGAGTAGAGGGCGGCGTTGTTGGGTTAAGAGGGCTTCAAACAGGCGACTTTGCTTTTCTCGGAGGACTGCCAGAACCGGCCATTACCGGAGTTTCGGAAGGAGCGAATGTAAAGGTCATCGGCGCTTTAACAAATCAATCGATGTATACGATCTTCGTCACCCCGGATATCCAAAATATTGAGGATTTAAAGGGGAAGGCAGGAGCGGTTTTACAGCCTGGCAACGGAACAGATGTCATATTGCGCTGGTGGTTGAAACAGAAAGGACTTGAGCCTAACAAAGACGTACGCATCATTTCCGCGGGCGGTGTATCGGCTCGGGTACAGGCTCTGCTAACAGGGCAGGCGCAGGTGACCTTGCTCAGCCCTCCCACTGATTTGCAAGCAGAGGCAGCCGGGTTGAAGAAAATTGGTTTAATGCGTGACGAGCTGAAAAGCTATAACCATGACGCTATTTCCGCCAACGGAACTCTATTGAAAGATAATCCGGAAATAGCCCGGGCATTTATGGCAGCAACCGCAGAAGGCATAGCTTTTGTTAAAGACCCGGCCAATCGTTCCGAAACGGTTCAGATCGGCAGTAAGGTTTTAGACACAAAGGAACAGGATTTTGTCAAATCACTGGAGTTTGCTCTACCTTCCTATGGGGATAAAGGAAAGGTGAATTTGGATGGTATCAAATGGGCCATCGATACAGCTAAAGAGGCGGGAACGTTGACCAAGGACATAAAGGTCGAGGATGTGGTAGATGAACAATATTACATTGAATAA
- a CDS encoding ABC transporter permease, which produces MAKLETLSSAVSTPIAQKKSKITPAWTYPFVTIASILIVWEICGLVGMIDPFMFSWPSKIMVQTWGFIINGSVFGHLAISGLEAGIGLAMAMIGIPLGLALGYWRKLEYSFDPIITALYTTPVVALTPLFVLWFGLDILSKIMMVFTMAVFPILINTMAGVKTTDPSLMKAARSYGANEFQMFKEVIFPSTFSYIITGIRLAIGRALIAVVVAEMLAANKGIGYAIRHASELFRTAEYLGYVGVLMVFSVLLTQLLKVFERKIAPWRN; this is translated from the coding sequence ATGGCAAAATTGGAAACACTTAGCTCGGCTGTATCCACTCCGATTGCCCAGAAAAAATCGAAAATAACCCCTGCCTGGACTTATCCGTTTGTCACCATAGCCAGTATTTTAATCGTATGGGAAATCTGTGGACTGGTGGGTATGATCGACCCTTTTATGTTCAGCTGGCCCAGTAAAATTATGGTTCAAACCTGGGGTTTTATTATTAACGGCAGCGTATTCGGGCATTTGGCCATAAGCGGTTTGGAAGCGGGGATTGGACTGGCCATGGCGATGATCGGGATCCCTTTGGGGTTAGCCTTAGGATACTGGAGAAAGCTTGAGTATTCCTTCGATCCCATCATTACTGCGCTCTATACGACACCTGTAGTGGCATTAACGCCGCTGTTTGTTTTATGGTTCGGTTTGGATATTTTATCAAAAATTATGATGGTTTTTACTATGGCAGTTTTTCCTATATTAATTAATACGATGGCGGGGGTAAAAACAACCGACCCGTCTCTGATGAAAGCTGCCCGCTCCTATGGAGCCAATGAATTTCAAATGTTTAAGGAAGTTATCTTCCCATCCACGTTTTCTTATATCATTACAGGAATTCGTTTGGCCATTGGGCGTGCGCTTATTGCGGTTGTCGTAGCTGAGATGCTGGCAGCAAATAAAGGAATAGGGTATGCCATCCGGCATGCGTCCGAACTATTCCGTACCGCAGAATATTTGGGTTATGTCGGCGTTTTGATGGTCTTCTCCGTACTGCTGACGCAATTGCTGAAGGTGTTTGAACGTAAGATTGCCCCTTGGCGGAACTGA